One part of the Alistipes onderdonkii genome encodes these proteins:
- a CDS encoding BT_3987 domain-containing protein, whose amino-acid sequence MKTIFNLQTGMVTLLCTAVFAGLTACEADTVEWEGGKLPDKEPLETVSGMLRSGNSSEKTIDVLLTEGGGGFVMRNFYFQQTKPASDGFSLDAWVDATLLDDYNAADGVERTLLPEANYEFPDGKVLDLSSEAQRSALKRVKFTAAGLAAGEYVLPLTVAGQDAPDANKTLYYNVSVRQPYTDEYALHDGHDLFFVFYINTNDFQPLLAQDYIMRKKLARGTTVAWYDAVGNIINLRTVMLDYDAATGRALLNLGNDMRYVLDHAVKYIRPLQEHGSKVCISIEGSGKGLGFCNLTDEQIVDFVAQVKTVVEEFGIDGINLWDRSAGYGKEGMPAMNTASYPKLIKALREALGGEKLLTVTVYEEPTSTFWDTQATGGIAVGDYIDYAWSGYNSESEVPQLLDPWHPELAYVSDYTQKPIANLPKERYGCINFPIYSTTSVDISTDIEQVLNGDLLDWVPNYKPNNIIVFDDLHTNLQDNYEAYWDTMFANCCTAMDSENRNILGSRSGYSYLFDNYRLGTLPNEAGEWIGGYGKWKKDWQ is encoded by the coding sequence ATGAAGACGATTTTTAATTTGCAAACAGGGATGGTGACGCTTCTTTGTACGGCGGTATTCGCGGGCCTTACGGCCTGCGAAGCCGATACCGTGGAATGGGAAGGCGGAAAACTCCCCGATAAGGAACCGTTGGAAACCGTATCCGGGATGCTGCGCAGCGGTAATTCTTCGGAAAAGACGATAGACGTGCTGCTGACCGAAGGCGGCGGCGGGTTCGTGATGAGGAATTTCTATTTCCAACAGACAAAACCGGCCTCCGACGGTTTTTCGCTCGACGCATGGGTCGACGCAACCCTGCTCGACGATTACAACGCTGCCGATGGGGTCGAACGAACCCTGCTTCCGGAAGCGAATTACGAATTCCCCGACGGTAAGGTGCTCGACCTCTCGTCCGAGGCGCAGCGCTCGGCACTGAAACGTGTCAAATTCACGGCGGCGGGGCTCGCTGCCGGAGAATATGTGCTGCCGCTTACGGTCGCCGGGCAGGATGCTCCGGACGCGAACAAGACGCTTTACTACAACGTCTCGGTTCGCCAGCCCTATACGGACGAGTATGCGCTGCACGACGGGCATGACCTGTTCTTCGTGTTCTACATCAACACGAACGATTTTCAGCCGCTGCTGGCGCAGGACTACATCATGCGGAAGAAACTGGCCCGCGGAACGACCGTGGCCTGGTACGATGCCGTAGGCAACATCATCAACCTGCGCACCGTGATGCTCGATTACGATGCGGCTACCGGCCGTGCGCTGCTGAACCTCGGAAACGACATGCGCTATGTCCTCGACCATGCCGTGAAATACATCCGTCCGCTGCAGGAGCATGGCAGCAAGGTCTGCATCTCGATCGAAGGCAGCGGGAAAGGGCTCGGATTCTGCAACCTGACCGACGAACAGATCGTCGATTTCGTAGCGCAGGTGAAAACCGTGGTCGAAGAGTTCGGTATCGACGGCATCAACCTGTGGGATCGCAGCGCCGGATACGGCAAGGAGGGGATGCCGGCCATGAACACCGCCTCTTACCCGAAACTCATCAAAGCGTTGCGCGAGGCGCTCGGCGGGGAGAAACTGCTGACGGTCACGGTTTACGAGGAGCCGACCTCTACCTTCTGGGATACACAGGCGACGGGCGGCATCGCCGTCGGGGACTATATCGACTATGCCTGGTCGGGCTACAACAGCGAGAGCGAAGTCCCGCAGTTGCTCGACCCGTGGCATCCCGAACTGGCGTATGTATCCGACTATACGCAGAAGCCGATTGCCAACCTGCCCAAGGAGCGATACGGATGTATCAATTTCCCGATATATTCGACCACATCCGTGGATATATCAACAGATATAGAGCAAGTACTTAATGGTGACCTGCTTGACTGGGTGCCGAATTACAAGCCGAACAACATCATCGTCTTCGACGATCTGCATACCAATTTGCAGGACAATTACGAAGCGTATTGGGATACTATGTTTGCGAATTGTTGCACGGCTATGGACTCAGAAAATCGCAATATTCTCGGCAGCAGAAGCGGATATTCTTATCTATTTGATAATTATAGACTTGGCACACTACCCAATGAAGCAGGCGAATGGATAGGCGGATACGGCAAATGGAAAAAGGATTGGCAATAA
- a CDS encoding YggS family pyridoxal phosphate-dependent enzyme: MSIAYQLSFVRGTLPEDVTLVAVSKTHPAGAIREAYDAGHRIFGESRPQELREKYDVLPKDIEWHMIGHLQTNKVKYIAPFVSLIHSVDSARLAGTIQREAAKCGRTIEILLEIRVADEESKSGWELDDLMHYLRTAPFAQMPNICVRGVMGIATNTDDGEVIRRDFRELKRCFDLLQPNFGARFNTLSMGMSHDYPIAVECGSTMVRVGSLIFGERDYSKQ; the protein is encoded by the coding sequence ATGTCGATAGCATACCAATTGTCCTTCGTGCGCGGCACGCTGCCCGAGGATGTCACGCTGGTCGCCGTGTCGAAGACCCACCCCGCCGGGGCGATCCGCGAGGCCTACGATGCCGGGCACCGCATTTTCGGCGAGAGCCGTCCGCAGGAGCTGCGTGAAAAATACGACGTGCTGCCCAAGGATATCGAGTGGCACATGATCGGCCACCTGCAGACCAACAAGGTGAAGTATATCGCCCCGTTCGTGTCGCTGATCCATTCGGTCGACAGCGCGCGGCTGGCCGGGACTATCCAGCGCGAAGCCGCCAAATGCGGCCGCACGATCGAGATACTGCTCGAAATCCGCGTCGCCGACGAGGAGAGCAAATCGGGCTGGGAACTGGACGACCTGATGCACTACCTCCGCACGGCGCCGTTCGCGCAGATGCCGAACATCTGCGTACGCGGCGTGATGGGCATTGCGACCAATACCGACGACGGGGAGGTGATACGCCGCGATTTCAGGGAACTGAAACGCTGTTTCGACCTGTTGCAGCCCAATTTCGGGGCGCGGTTCAACACCCTGTCGATGGGCATGTCGCACGACTACCCCATTGCCGTCGAGTGCGGCTCGACGATGGTGCGCGTCGGGTCGTTGATATTCGGGGAGAGAGATTATTCCAAACAATGA
- a CDS encoding C69 family dipeptidase: MRKLQYCLAAAALFTYGAAAACTNFIVTKGASTDGSAMVSYAADSHALYGALYHTPGGKFRAGAMLPVYEWDTGRYLTDIPQAGETYSTVGNMNEHSLIIGETTYGGRPELEDSTGLIDYGSLIYITLQRAKTAREAILTIAELANTYGYASSGESFSIVDPEEAWIMELIGKGYKDDGKGGNARKGIVWVARRIPDGYVSAHANQARITTFPKDDPENCLYSPDVAAFAREMGYYDGTDEDFSFCEAYAPADFGALRGCEARVWAFFRTVADGMDKYVDYAMGHNAENRMPLWVKPRTKVSPKVVFDCMRDHYEGTPMDMTTDIGAGGSACPYRWRPMYFEVDGVEYCNERATATQQTGFWFVAQARPDVPDNMGILWFGVDDAATSCLTPIYCCTQGVPECLSEGNGSMLEYSPTSAFWLFNRVSNFAYLRYDMIAGDIRKVVDKWENEALRLVRDVDAEAMTLSPKARGKFLSEFSIATAQQLFDRWSKLDKYLLVKYMDGNVKSEHAGVLEYLDGKGGPAHFVDNGNGKQIPDKIQFPGYGEKWKRAVAKDNGEILKVIK; encoded by the coding sequence ATGAGAAAACTCCAGTATTGCCTCGCGGCGGCAGCCCTCTTCACCTATGGCGCAGCCGCAGCCTGTACCAATTTCATCGTAACCAAAGGGGCATCGACCGACGGCTCGGCCATGGTCTCCTATGCCGCCGATTCGCACGCGCTCTACGGCGCCCTGTACCACACCCCCGGCGGGAAATTCAGGGCCGGGGCCATGCTGCCCGTCTACGAGTGGGACACGGGACGCTACCTGACGGACATCCCGCAGGCGGGCGAAACCTATTCGACCGTCGGCAACATGAACGAACATTCGCTCATCATCGGCGAAACGACCTACGGAGGCCGCCCGGAGCTGGAGGACTCGACCGGACTGATCGACTACGGGTCGCTGATCTACATCACGCTCCAGCGCGCCAAGACCGCCCGCGAGGCGATCCTCACGATCGCCGAGCTGGCGAACACCTACGGATATGCCTCGAGCGGCGAGTCGTTCTCGATCGTCGACCCCGAAGAGGCGTGGATCATGGAGCTGATCGGCAAGGGCTACAAGGACGACGGCAAGGGCGGCAACGCCCGCAAGGGCATCGTATGGGTGGCCCGCCGCATCCCCGACGGCTATGTCTCGGCGCACGCCAACCAGGCGCGTATCACGACCTTCCCGAAGGACGACCCCGAGAACTGCCTCTATTCGCCCGACGTGGCGGCGTTCGCCCGCGAGATGGGTTACTACGACGGCACGGACGAGGATTTCAGTTTCTGCGAAGCCTACGCCCCGGCCGATTTCGGCGCGCTGCGAGGCTGCGAGGCCCGCGTGTGGGCATTCTTCCGCACGGTGGCCGACGGAATGGACAAATACGTGGACTATGCGATGGGGCACAATGCCGAAAACCGCATGCCCCTGTGGGTGAAACCCCGCACGAAGGTGTCGCCCAAGGTAGTCTTCGACTGCATGCGCGACCACTACGAAGGCACGCCGATGGACATGACCACCGACATAGGCGCCGGGGGCAGCGCATGCCCCTACCGCTGGCGTCCGATGTATTTCGAGGTCGACGGCGTGGAATACTGCAACGAACGTGCGACGGCCACGCAGCAGACCGGCTTCTGGTTCGTGGCGCAGGCACGCCCCGACGTGCCCGACAACATGGGCATCCTCTGGTTCGGCGTGGACGATGCGGCCACGTCGTGCCTGACGCCCATCTACTGCTGCACGCAGGGCGTCCCCGAGTGCCTGAGCGAAGGCAACGGCTCGATGCTCGAATATTCGCCGACGTCGGCGTTCTGGCTCTTCAACCGCGTTTCGAACTTCGCCTACCTGCGTTACGACATGATCGCGGGCGACATCCGCAAGGTCGTGGACAAATGGGAAAACGAGGCGCTCCGCCTGGTGCGCGACGTCGATGCCGAGGCGATGACGCTCTCGCCCAAGGCCCGCGGCAAATTCCTCTCGGAGTTCAGCATCGCCACGGCGCAGCAGTTGTTCGACCGCTGGTCGAAGCTCGACAAGTACCTGCTGGTGAAATACATGGACGGCAACGTGAAAAGCGAACATGCGGGCGTGCTGGAATACCTCGACGGCAAGGGCGGCCCGGCGCATTTCGTGGACAACGGCAACGGCAAACAGATCCCCGACAAGATCCAGTTCCCGGGTTACGGCGAGAAGTGGAAACGTGCCGTGGCCAAAGACAACGGAGAAATACTCAAAGTGATAAAATAG
- the lpdA gene encoding dihydrolipoyl dehydrogenase, with the protein MKYDIIVVGSGPGGYVAAIRASQLGRKVALVERAEAGGVCLNWGCIPTKALLKSAQVYTYCKSAEHYGLTLAGEVCPDPEKIVARSRGVAETMSKGVAFLLKKNNIDLIQGFGRLTAAGRLEVDGTHYEADHIILATGARPREMAFMPIDGRHVISSRQALTLTRLPETMIVVGSGAIGSEFAWFYAALGVKVTVVEYMPRMMPLEDEEVSKAMERAFRKLRAAVMTSTTVKSVRVNAEGRCEVEIEGKKGPETLTADIVLSAVGIKSNIEGIGLEELGIAVERDKVLVDRFYRTNVPGVYAIGDIVGGPALAHVASAEGICCVEAICGLDPAPVDYSAIPSCVFTSPEVASVGMTEQQAQERGIAYKVGRFPFTASGKATAAGDRDGFVKLLFGEDDTLLGAHMVGQNVTEMIAEPTLARMLGATAHRIARTIHAHPTMNEGVMEAAEAALGEAIHL; encoded by the coding sequence ATGAAATACGATATCATCGTCGTAGGAAGCGGCCCGGGCGGCTATGTGGCCGCAATCCGGGCTTCGCAGCTGGGACGGAAGGTCGCACTCGTGGAGCGTGCCGAGGCGGGCGGCGTATGCCTCAACTGGGGCTGCATCCCGACCAAGGCGCTGCTGAAAAGCGCACAGGTCTACACCTATTGCAAATCGGCGGAGCATTACGGGCTCACCCTCGCGGGCGAGGTGTGCCCCGACCCGGAAAAGATCGTGGCGCGCTCGCGCGGCGTGGCCGAAACCATGTCCAAGGGCGTGGCCTTCCTGCTGAAGAAAAACAACATAGACCTCATACAGGGCTTCGGGCGCCTGACGGCGGCAGGCAGGCTCGAGGTCGACGGCACGCACTACGAAGCCGACCATATCATCCTCGCCACGGGGGCGCGCCCGCGCGAAATGGCGTTCATGCCCATTGACGGCCGGCACGTGATTTCGTCGCGCCAGGCGCTGACGCTCACCCGGCTGCCCGAAACGATGATCGTCGTAGGCTCGGGCGCCATCGGCAGCGAGTTCGCGTGGTTCTACGCCGCGCTGGGCGTGAAGGTCACCGTGGTGGAGTACATGCCCCGCATGATGCCGCTCGAGGACGAGGAGGTGTCGAAGGCGATGGAGCGCGCATTCCGCAAACTGCGGGCGGCGGTGATGACCTCGACGACCGTGAAATCGGTCAGGGTCAACGCCGAAGGGCGCTGCGAGGTCGAGATCGAGGGCAAAAAGGGCCCCGAAACCCTGACGGCGGACATCGTGCTCTCGGCCGTGGGGATCAAGTCCAACATCGAGGGGATCGGCCTCGAAGAGCTGGGTATCGCCGTGGAGCGCGACAAAGTGCTCGTCGACCGGTTCTACCGCACCAATGTTCCGGGCGTATACGCCATCGGCGACATCGTGGGCGGCCCGGCGCTGGCGCACGTAGCCTCGGCCGAGGGTATCTGCTGCGTAGAGGCCATCTGCGGGCTGGATCCAGCACCGGTGGATTATTCGGCCATCCCGTCGTGCGTATTCACCTCGCCCGAGGTGGCTTCGGTCGGCATGACCGAGCAGCAGGCGCAGGAGAGGGGCATCGCCTATAAGGTAGGGCGTTTCCCGTTCACGGCATCGGGCAAGGCGACCGCCGCGGGCGACCGCGACGGCTTCGTGAAGCTCCTCTTCGGCGAGGACGACACCCTGCTGGGGGCGCACATGGTCGGACAGAACGTCACCGAGATGATCGCCGAGCCGACGCTGGCACGCATGCTGGGCGCCACGGCACACCGGATCGCCCGCACGATACACGCCCACCCGACGATGAACGAAGGGGTCATGGAGGCCGCCGAGGCGGCATTGGGGGAGGCCATACACCTCTGA
- a CDS encoding DUF1735 and LamG domain-containing protein, with product MKKYGKYLIAAVAGLVFFAACDNYEADDHKFGNAVYLDVAETNEVQLTTFGNNKPTYDCALQAELTYPAGQDVAVTLTVDPSLVGTYNARYGTEWTMLDAKYYELSAGSVTIPAGKTTSDVVTLKLKELMGQGEEQAGALPIDETYLVPVRIGHASMDVLHGSDVAYYVVKRSSAITVAAQLTDNWIEFPTLDKYSESSKAWNGLTAVTYEALIYLDDFATSNATGSPVNISSIMGVEQYLLLRIGDTNFERQQLQFDGSGAGSSFGKIPGRDATKNLEKGRWYHVACTYDQAARTARIYVDGQIQSEATEVGISAQSKKNQINLAMRALYDLWNTAPDNEKPQYETDDTGYNKLGEAYQFFLGRSYDDYRPLNGKIAEARVWSVARTPEQIWESMYEIENPQDDPTLLGYWKCNDASGNTVKDYSMYGNDGVAKYDIIWPQGIEIPKLNENNE from the coding sequence ATGAAAAAATACGGAAAATATCTGATTGCAGCCGTCGCGGGGCTCGTGTTTTTCGCGGCCTGCGATAATTATGAGGCCGACGACCACAAGTTCGGAAACGCCGTTTATCTCGACGTCGCTGAAACGAACGAGGTGCAGCTTACGACCTTCGGCAACAATAAACCGACCTACGACTGCGCCTTGCAGGCGGAGCTGACCTATCCTGCGGGACAGGATGTGGCGGTGACGCTCACGGTCGACCCGTCGCTCGTCGGGACGTACAATGCCCGCTACGGTACGGAGTGGACGATGCTCGATGCCAAGTATTATGAACTGTCGGCCGGGAGTGTCACGATTCCCGCAGGGAAAACGACCTCGGACGTCGTAACCCTGAAGCTCAAGGAGCTGATGGGCCAAGGCGAGGAGCAGGCCGGCGCACTCCCCATCGACGAAACCTATCTCGTCCCCGTGCGCATCGGCCATGCCTCGATGGACGTGCTTCACGGTTCCGACGTCGCCTATTATGTCGTGAAACGATCCTCGGCCATCACCGTCGCAGCGCAGCTCACCGACAACTGGATCGAGTTCCCGACCCTCGACAAGTATTCGGAAAGCAGCAAGGCTTGGAACGGTCTGACGGCCGTGACCTACGAGGCCCTTATCTACCTCGACGATTTTGCGACGAGCAACGCTACGGGCAGCCCCGTCAACATCTCGTCCATCATGGGTGTCGAGCAGTATCTGCTGCTGCGTATCGGCGACACGAATTTCGAGCGTCAGCAGTTGCAGTTCGACGGATCGGGTGCCGGCTCGTCCTTCGGGAAGATTCCCGGACGCGATGCGACGAAGAACCTCGAAAAGGGGCGCTGGTACCATGTCGCCTGCACATATGACCAAGCGGCGCGTACCGCACGCATCTATGTCGATGGCCAGATTCAGAGCGAAGCGACCGAGGTCGGCATCTCGGCGCAGAGCAAGAAGAACCAGATCAATCTGGCCATGCGGGCGCTCTACGACCTGTGGAATACGGCTCCCGACAACGAAAAACCGCAGTACGAGACCGACGACACGGGTTACAACAAGCTGGGCGAGGCTTACCAGTTCTTCCTCGGCCGCTCCTACGACGATTACCGTCCTCTGAACGGCAAGATCGCCGAAGCACGTGTCTGGTCGGTGGCCCGGACGCCCGAACAGATTTGGGAGAGCATGTACGAGATCGAGAACCCGCAGGACGACCCGACGCTTCTTGGCTATTGGAAGTGCAACGACGCTTCGGGAAATACGGTCAAGGACTACTCGATGTACGGCAACGACGGCGTAGCCAAGTACGATATTATCTGGCCTCAGGGCATCGAGATTCCGAAACTTAACGAAAACAACGAGTGA
- a CDS encoding WD40-like domain containing protein, with protein sequence MKKLLFLSFFGLFLLACTTDEGDGAPFVTDVVMPPSSQLFVPGDEVTVSARGFEADDDIMLRIAWPLSQAALPEGYADGVWAVVTKHTELDITFLAPGGYPASTTEVKLFRRGKAMTLGKISVSDGRPPEEPSLYGVAQCLTGETAVDRIDMATGGLTRIETLGVPEGMRCVVNTPGSNRIYGLAPGGNIGAAAFYDLTMRYFRDSGYDNVAVAGTLGNSAAFLRCEDGRLVLMELNMTRTNVAPVPPSWMLPSDIAPEMLGENPFVTVYGGYLLLAARTAPDTCTPLVLTGLIDGGGFAVKTGDAEQADAMVPFGVLDKGQDGEIYYAVGGYAVSKDGVTELRLYNPVSMEFDRTLATVQATVRSIAVRHDGGKTEEIFMLCDTGDGGNRIRVYDMESGSERVLDGAVPCSEIVLAR encoded by the coding sequence ATGAAGAAACTATTGTTTTTATCCTTTTTCGGGCTTTTCCTGCTGGCATGTACCACGGACGAGGGCGATGGTGCGCCGTTCGTCACCGACGTGGTGATGCCCCCGTCATCGCAGCTTTTCGTGCCCGGCGACGAGGTGACCGTTTCGGCGCGCGGCTTCGAGGCCGACGACGACATCATGCTGCGGATCGCGTGGCCCCTGTCGCAGGCGGCTCTCCCGGAAGGATATGCCGACGGTGTCTGGGCCGTCGTGACGAAACATACCGAATTGGACATTACGTTCCTGGCCCCCGGAGGCTACCCCGCCTCTACGACCGAGGTGAAGCTCTTCCGCCGCGGCAAGGCCATGACGCTGGGTAAAATATCCGTATCCGACGGCCGCCCGCCCGAGGAGCCGTCGCTCTACGGCGTCGCACAATGCCTTACGGGCGAAACGGCGGTCGACCGCATCGACATGGCGACCGGCGGGCTGACGCGCATCGAAACCCTGGGTGTCCCCGAGGGGATGCGGTGCGTGGTGAATACCCCCGGCTCGAACCGTATCTATGGCCTGGCGCCCGGCGGCAATATCGGCGCCGCGGCGTTCTACGACCTCACGATGCGTTATTTCCGGGATTCGGGCTACGACAATGTCGCCGTGGCGGGTACGCTCGGCAATTCCGCAGCGTTCCTGCGCTGTGAGGACGGGCGGCTCGTGCTGATGGAGCTGAATATGACCCGTACCAACGTTGCACCTGTGCCCCCGTCGTGGATGCTGCCTTCGGACATTGCGCCCGAGATGCTGGGCGAAAATCCTTTCGTGACCGTCTACGGCGGTTACCTCCTGCTCGCGGCACGCACTGCCCCGGATACCTGTACCCCGCTGGTGCTTACCGGCCTCATCGACGGCGGGGGATTCGCCGTAAAAACGGGCGATGCCGAACAGGCCGACGCGATGGTGCCGTTCGGAGTGCTGGACAAAGGGCAGGACGGCGAGATCTATTACGCCGTCGGCGGCTATGCCGTGTCGAAGGACGGTGTGACCGAACTGCGTCTGTATAATCCCGTGTCGATGGAGTTCGACAGGACGCTGGCGACGGTGCAGGCCACCGTCCGCTCGATCGCCGTTCGTCATGACGGCGGGAAGACCGAGGAGATATTCATGCTCTGCGACACCGGCGACGGCGGCAACCGGATCCGGGTCTACGACATGGAGTCCGGCTCGGAGCGGGTCTTGGACGGAGCCGTCCCCTGCTCCGAAATCGTATTGGCCCGATAA
- the proC gene encoding pyrroline-5-carboxylate reductase encodes MKVGFIGFGNMAQALAAGLAASGALQPGQIGACARDRAKLHRNTEPHGFLAFDDAAGVAGFADVVVVAVKPYQVEAVLAPVKGMLAGKVVVSVAAGMTFDRYEEILAPGTHHLSTIPNTPVAVCEGIVVCERRHSLSEAEWQSVQALLSHVGLVVTVDTAQLGIAGTVCGCGPAFVAMFIEALADAAVKHGIVRADAYRMASQMVVGTGKLQLATGQHPAVMKDAVCSPGGTTIVGVAELERKRFRGAVIDAVDAIQDKK; translated from the coding sequence ATGAAGGTAGGATTTATCGGATTCGGAAACATGGCGCAGGCCCTGGCCGCGGGACTTGCCGCATCGGGGGCCTTGCAGCCCGGGCAGATCGGCGCATGCGCCCGCGACCGGGCGAAGCTGCACCGTAATACGGAACCCCACGGGTTCCTCGCTTTCGACGATGCCGCAGGAGTCGCGGGGTTCGCCGACGTGGTGGTCGTGGCGGTGAAACCGTACCAGGTCGAAGCCGTGCTGGCCCCCGTCAAAGGGATGCTGGCAGGCAAGGTCGTCGTTTCGGTAGCCGCCGGGATGACGTTCGACCGCTACGAGGAGATCCTCGCGCCCGGGACGCATCACCTCAGCACGATTCCCAATACGCCCGTGGCGGTCTGCGAGGGTATCGTCGTCTGCGAACGCCGCCATTCGCTGTCCGAAGCCGAGTGGCAGTCGGTGCAGGCGTTGCTGTCGCATGTGGGGCTCGTGGTGACGGTGGATACCGCCCAGCTCGGCATTGCGGGGACGGTCTGCGGTTGCGGCCCGGCCTTCGTGGCGATGTTCATCGAGGCGCTGGCCGACGCTGCCGTCAAGCACGGCATCGTGCGTGCCGATGCCTACCGCATGGCCAGCCAGATGGTCGTCGGTACGGGAAAGCTGCAACTCGCCACGGGGCAGCATCCCGCCGTGATGAAGGATGCCGTCTGCTCGCCTGGCGGCACGACCATCGTCGGTGTGGCGGAGCTGGAGCGCAAGCGTTTCCGGGGAGCCGTGATCGACGCCGTCGACGCCATCCAGGACAAGAAATAG
- a CDS encoding glycoside hydrolase family 18 has protein sequence MIRFFVLCAAVATFAACNDWTEMETVDSKVEKPWEQDPALWAEYTAALRAYKQSEHFIVYARLHNSPEKASSEQDFMRCLPDSLDIVTLTNADNFSKFDAEDMDVMREKGTKVLYQVDYAARAEEFADMQALDAYLDRVVAAVAANGMDGYSFTTDPLATDATARIVEKFAAAKSEGQLLVFEGNPLSLAAADRPRVDFVALDTEKLENVQEVRLRVMNATGYAGIAPEKLLLAAEISAPLLDEDRTEFAAVEEMSRRVIEFGPLGGLAAYNIAEDYYHAEMNYQTIRKAIQTLNPAK, from the coding sequence ATGATACGTTTCTTCGTCCTTTGTGCCGCCGTCGCAACGTTTGCGGCCTGCAACGACTGGACGGAGATGGAAACGGTGGACAGCAAGGTCGAGAAGCCCTGGGAGCAAGATCCGGCACTATGGGCCGAATACACCGCAGCGCTGAGGGCCTATAAACAATCGGAGCACTTCATCGTTTATGCCCGCCTGCACAACTCGCCCGAAAAGGCTTCGAGCGAGCAGGATTTCATGCGCTGCCTCCCGGATTCGCTGGACATCGTGACGCTGACCAACGCCGATAACTTCTCGAAGTTCGACGCCGAGGATATGGACGTCATGCGCGAGAAGGGGACGAAAGTACTTTATCAGGTCGATTATGCCGCACGCGCGGAAGAGTTCGCCGATATGCAGGCGCTCGATGCCTATCTGGATCGGGTTGTCGCCGCCGTCGCCGCCAACGGCATGGACGGCTACTCGTTTACGACCGACCCGCTGGCGACGGATGCCACAGCCCGCATCGTCGAGAAATTCGCTGCGGCGAAATCCGAGGGCCAGCTCCTCGTCTTCGAGGGCAACCCGCTGTCGCTTGCGGCCGCCGACCGTCCCAGGGTCGATTTTGTCGCCCTCGATACGGAGAAACTCGAAAATGTGCAGGAGGTGAGGCTCCGGGTGATGAATGCCACGGGGTATGCCGGTATCGCGCCGGAGAAGCTGCTGCTGGCGGCCGAGATCAGCGCACCCCTGCTGGATGAGGATCGCACGGAGTTCGCGGCCGTCGAGGAGATGTCGCGCCGCGTCATCGAGTTCGGCCCGCTGGGCGGTCTTGCAGCTTATAACATCGCTGAGGACTATTACCATGCGGAGATGAACTACCAGACGATCCGCAAGGCGATCCAGACGTTAAATCCCGCTAAATAG
- a CDS encoding glycosyl hydrolase family 18 protein: MKKTFKLMAALVMGAGMMFSCQQAEEPTMDKAQEPVVETRAYGDKTPTVTIYVETNDVNPLNAGDYKLPNGKPYADIVEFFASNIHKRTVNGVVEPTLYLNDKMTNLLENGGAATYVQGLQAKGIKVVLTVLGDWQGIGVANMNDTQTTKFAKILAHAVEKYGLDGIGFDDEYSNYSSSLISGSFGSIITKLRNLMPAGKLITVFQWGNYGSSQINATAGAQIDHAYANFGYSTSIGISGVTKDRFAPLSINLGSIGNVTRYGDYAYELAEAGYGSIMHFNLRTRSQADPLPLFKAIADGAWGETNVTCDNGNRSQDWTFVPSGYEITMDEVE; this comes from the coding sequence ATGAAAAAGACTTTTAAACTGATGGCAGCCCTCGTGATGGGCGCCGGTATGATGTTCTCCTGCCAGCAGGCAGAGGAACCGACGATGGACAAGGCTCAGGAACCCGTCGTCGAAACGCGTGCTTACGGGGACAAGACTCCGACGGTCACGATCTATGTCGAGACCAATGACGTGAACCCGCTCAACGCCGGGGATTACAAACTTCCTAATGGCAAGCCCTATGCCGACATCGTGGAGTTTTTCGCATCGAACATCCACAAGCGGACGGTGAACGGCGTTGTCGAGCCTACGCTCTACCTGAACGACAAGATGACCAACCTGCTCGAAAACGGCGGCGCCGCGACGTATGTCCAGGGGTTGCAGGCCAAAGGCATCAAGGTGGTGCTGACCGTGCTGGGCGACTGGCAGGGCATCGGTGTCGCCAACATGAACGATACCCAGACCACGAAGTTCGCCAAGATCCTGGCCCATGCCGTTGAGAAATACGGTCTGGACGGAATCGGGTTCGACGACGAATACTCCAACTACTCGTCCTCGCTCATCAGCGGTTCGTTCGGCAGCATTATCACCAAGTTGCGCAACCTGATGCCCGCCGGAAAGCTCATCACCGTATTCCAGTGGGGCAATTACGGTTCTTCGCAGATCAATGCGACGGCCGGCGCCCAGATCGACCATGCTTATGCCAACTTCGGCTACAGCACCTCTATCGGTATTTCCGGCGTAACCAAGGATCGTTTCGCTCCGCTATCGATCAATCTGGGTTCTATTGGAAATGTAACACGTTACGGTGATTATGCCTATGAATTGGCCGAAGCCGGTTACGGTTCGATCATGCATTTCAACCTGCGTACGAGAAGCCAAGCCGATCCGCTGCCGCTGTTCAAGGCGATCGCCGACGGTGCCTGGGGTGAAACCAACGTCACCTGCGACAACGGTAACCGTTCGCAGGACTGGACTTTCGTTCCGTCCGGGTATGAAATCACCATGGACGAAGTGGAATAA